From Lycium ferocissimum isolate CSIRO_LF1 chromosome 12, AGI_CSIRO_Lferr_CH_V1, whole genome shotgun sequence, one genomic window encodes:
- the LOC132039008 gene encoding plasma membrane ATPase 4, whose product MAKAISLEEIKNETVDLEKIPIEEVFEQLKCSREGLSSDEGANRLQIFGPNKLEEKKESKFLKFLGFMWNPLSWVMEAAAIMAIALANGDGKPPDWQDFVGIVCLLVINSTISFIEENNAGNAAAALMAGLAPKTKVLRDGRWSEQEAAILVPGDIISVKLGDIVPADARLLEGDPLKIDQSALTGESLPVTKNPGDEVFSGSTCKQGELDAVVIATGVHTFFGKAAHLVDSTNNVGHFQQVLTAIGNFCICSIAVGMLIEIIVMYPIQHRKYRDGIDNLLVLLIGGIPIAMPTVLSVTMAIGSHRLSQQGAITKRMTAIEEMAGMDVLCSDKTGTLTLNKLSVDKTLVEVFAKGVDKEYVLLLAARASRVENQDAIDACMVGMLADPKEARAGIREVHFLPFNPVDKRTALTYIDSNGNWHRASKGAPEQILDLCNCKEDVRRKVHAMIDKYAERGLRSLAVARQEVPEKSKESPGGRWEFVGLLPLFDPPRHDSAETIRRALNLGVNVKMITGDQLAIGKETGRRLGMGTNMYPSASLLGQDKDSNIASLPVEELIEKADGFAGVFPEHKYEIVKKLQERKHIVGMTGDGVNDAPALKKADIGIAVADATDAARGASDIVLTEPGLSVIISAVLTSRAIFQRMKNYTIYAVSITIRIVFGFMLIALIWKYDFSAFMVLIIAILNDGTIMTISKDRVKPSPMPDSWKLNEIFATGVVLGGYQALMTVVFFWAMHDTEFFSDKFGVKSLRQSDDEMMSALYLQVSIISQALIFVTRSRSWSFIERPGALLMVAFMIAQLVATLIAVYANWGFAKVKGCGWGWAGVIWIYSIVTYFPLDIMKFAIRYILSGKAWNNLLDNKTAFTTKKDYGKEEREAQWALAQRTLHGLQPPEASNLFNEKNSYRELSEIAEQAKRRAEMARLRELHTLKGHVESVVKLKGLDIETIQQHYTV is encoded by the exons ATGGCTAAAGCTATCAGCCTTGAAGAAATCAAAAATGAAACTGTTGATCTG GAGAAAATCCCCATTGAGGAAGTGTTTGAACAGCTGAAATGTAGCCGAGAGGGTCTGAGTTCGGACGAAGGAGCCAACAGGCTTCAAATATTTGGACCAAACAAGTtggaagagaaaaaggaaagcaAATTTCTTAAGTTCCTCGGGTTTATGTGGAATCCTCTCTCATGGGTCATGGAAGCTGCCGCTATCATGGCAATTGCACTGGCTAATGGAGATGGAAAGCCCCCAGATTGGCAAGATTTCGTTGGTATTGTTTGCTTGCTGGTGATCAATTCAACTATCAGTTTTATTGAAGAAAACAATGCTGGAAATGCTGCTGCAGCTCTTATGGCTGGACTTGCTCCCAAAACCAAGGTGCTTAGAGATGGGCGCTGGAGTGAACAGGAAGCCGCTATTCTGGTGCCAGGAGATATTATTAGTGTCAAATTGGGTGACATCGTTCCTGCTGATGCTCGTCTTCTTGAAGGCGATCCTTTAAAGATTGATCAATCTGCCCTTACTGGAGAATCTCTTCCTGTCACAAAGAATCCTGGAGATGAAGTTTTCTCTGGATCAACCTGTAAACAAGGTGAACTTGATGCTGTAGTTATTGCCACTGGAGTGCACACTTTCTTCGGAAAGGCAGCACACCTTGTCGACAGCACCAACAATGTCGGGCATTTCCAGCAAGTGCTGACTGCCATCGGAAACTTCTGTATCTGTTCTATTGCTGTTGGTATGCTGATTGAGATTATTGTCATGTACCCAATTCAGCACAGGAAGTACAGGGATGGAATTGACAATCTCTTGGTGCTCCTTATTGGAGGCATTCCCATTGCTATGCCAACTGTGTTGTCAGTCACTATGGCTATTGGATCCCATAGGCTCTCCCAGCAGGGTGCCATCACCAAGAGGATGACTGCTATTGAAGAAATGGCCGGAATGGATGTGCTGTGCAGTGATAAGACAGGTACCTTGACTCTTAACAAGTTGAGTGTCGACAAAACCTTGGTCGAGGTGTTTGCAAAGGGAGTAGATAAAGAGTACGTGCTCCTCCTTGCCGCAAGGGCCTCCAGAGTTGAAAATCAGGATGCAATTGATGCTTGCATGGTTGGCATGCTTGCCGATCCAAAAGAGGCACGAGCCGGTATCAGGGAGGTGCATTTCTTGCCCTTCAACCCAGTGGACAAGAGAACTGCTTTAACATATATTGACAGCAATGGTAACTGGCATCGTGCCAGCAAGGGAGCTCCTGAGCAG ATTTTGGACCTATGTAACTGTAAGGAAGATGTCAGGAGAAAGGTTCATGCAATGATTGATAAATATGCCGAGCGTGGGTTGAGGTCATTGGCTGTCGCTAGACAG GAAGTGCCAGAGAAATCAAAAGAGAGCCCTGGAGGGCGATGGGAATTTGTTGGACTGCTACCCCTCTTTGATCCTCCCAGGCATGATAGTGCTGAGACCATCCGTAGAGCTCTTAACCTTGGTGTAAATGTTAAGATGATCACTGGGGATCAATTGGCTATTGGCAAGGAGACTGGGCGTAGGCTTGGAATGGGAACAAACATGTACCCATCAGCATCTTTACTTGGTCAAGACAAGGATTCTAACATTGCTTCACTTCCTGTAGAAGAGTTGATCGAGAAGGCAGATGGATTTGCTGGAGTATTTCCTG AGCACAAATATGAAATCGTGAAAAAGTTGCAAGAGAGAAAACACATTGTGGGAATGACTGGTGATGGTGTGAATGATGCTCCTGCTTTGAAGAAGGCAGATATTGGTATTGCTGTTGCAGATGCTACTGATGCAGCAAGAGGCGCTTCTGATATCGTGCTCACTGAACCAGGTCTAAGTGTTATCATCAGTGCTGTGTTGACAAGTAGAGCTATTTTCCAGAGGATGAAGAATTACACA ATATATGCAGTTTCCATCACCATCCGTATTGTG TTTGGTTTCATGCTTATTGCTCTGATATGGAAGTACGACTTCTCTGCATTCATGGTTTTGATCATTGCCATCCTGAACGACG GAACCATTATGACAATCTCAAAGGATAGAGTGAAACCATCTCCAATGCCTGATAGctggaagttgaatgaaatcTTTGCAACTGGTGTTGTTCTTGGAGGTTACCAAGCATTGATGACCGTTGTTTTCTTTTGGGCCATGCATGACACTGAATTCTTCTCG GATAAATTCGGTGTGAAGTCTCTAAGGCAAAGCGATGACGAAATGATGTCTGCTCTGTACCTACAAGTTAGTATTATCAGCCAGGCTTTGATTTTTGTGACCCGTTCGCGCAGCTGGTCCTTTATTGAACGCCCAGGAGCTCTGTTGATGGTTGCTTTCATGATCGCCCAGCTG GTTGCCACTTTAATTGCTGTATATGCCAACTGGGGTTTTGCAAAAGTGAAAGGATGTGGCTGGGGATGGGCTGGTGTCATCTGGATTTACAGCATTGTTACCTACTTCCCACTTGACATAATGAAATTCGCCATCCGCTACATCTTAAGTGGAAAGGCTTGGAATAACTTGCTTGATAACAAG ACAGCTTTCACCACCAAGAAAGACTAtggaaaagaagagagagaagctcaATGGGCACTCGCTCAGAGAACTTTACATGGACTTCAACCACCAGAAGCCTCAAATCTCTTCAATGAAAAGAACAGCTACCGGGAACTGTCTGAAATTGCTGAACAAGCAAAGAGGAGAGCAGAGATGGCCAG GCTTCGTGAGCTCCACACACTCAAGGGTCATGTTGAATCAGTGGTGAAGCTGAAAGGTCTGGATATTGAAACGATCCAGCAGCATTATACAGTTTGA